In Bacteroidota bacterium, the following proteins share a genomic window:
- a CDS encoding tetratricopeptide repeat protein: MPCRFYIRIFFLAVVLLHEINIGFSHNNEIDSLKKIISLAKSDTVKATALNTLASELRKSNPDSAFICASQALELAQKANAEKIVADINNIIGLIKSDQSKYDEALEYYKKAESFFLTTANKKGLNTAYENIGVSYFSKGNYPKALEYAFKGLTIREELRDTANITSSYLNIGNVYYFQGSFDKALEYYLKGIALCEKTHRKDDITTGLLGNIGSIYYAKKEYDKTLDYYFKSLAINKEMAYPSGIATDYSNIGTVYFEQKKFPLAEENLINGLKLFEELGNKSFTAATLLSISDLYKEQGKFAQAEEALKKSQTLSEEAGDRENLKETYKKLSLLYDTTKQYKLAFDYHKLYSDIKDTLLNQDKSKEIGHLEAKSEYDKQQAIAEAEHNAETKRQKIITTAVSIGLFLVLVLAVFIFRSYRQKQKANVLLGEKNTLIEEQKKIVEEKNKDITDSINYAKRIQEAILPAKEIKYRIFPDAFVLFQPRDIVSGDFYWFAEKKGRNLIAAVDCTGHGVPGAFMSMIGNAFLNEIVNERGITQPGEILNQLRAMVIKSLKQSEDGSDSKDGMDIAICSFNFDFSEVEFAGANNPLWLIRNGGAEEFPGDKQPIGIHGAEAKPFTNHSVQLSKGDAVYIFTDGFADQFGGPKGKKFKYKQMQNLLVSLQDKKMLQQEDVLLKTINDWKGNYSQVDDVLVIGIRV, from the coding sequence CTAAATCAGATACTGTCAAAGCAACAGCGCTGAACACGCTTGCTTCGGAATTGCGCAAAAGCAATCCCGACTCTGCATTTATCTGCGCTTCGCAAGCGCTGGAACTCGCGCAAAAAGCGAACGCTGAAAAAATAGTTGCGGATATAAATAATATAATTGGGCTGATAAAAAGTGATCAAAGCAAATACGATGAAGCGCTGGAATATTATAAGAAAGCGGAAAGTTTTTTTCTAACTACCGCGAATAAAAAAGGATTGAATACCGCATATGAAAATATAGGAGTGAGTTATTTTTCAAAGGGAAATTACCCGAAGGCGTTGGAATACGCTTTCAAAGGATTAACCATTCGTGAAGAACTTCGCGACACCGCCAACATCACATCCAGTTATCTTAATATAGGAAATGTATATTATTTCCAGGGAAGTTTTGACAAGGCGCTGGAATACTATTTGAAGGGAATTGCATTGTGTGAAAAGACGCATAGAAAAGATGACATTACAACCGGCTTACTCGGAAACATCGGAAGCATTTATTATGCAAAAAAAGAGTACGATAAAACACTTGATTATTATTTCAAATCACTGGCGATAAACAAAGAAATGGCATATCCGTCAGGCATCGCAACCGATTACAGCAATATAGGCACTGTTTATTTTGAACAGAAAAAATTTCCGCTGGCGGAAGAAAATCTTATTAACGGATTAAAACTTTTTGAAGAATTGGGCAACAAAAGTTTTACAGCCGCCACCTTGCTGAGCATTTCTGATTTATATAAAGAGCAGGGAAAATTTGCGCAGGCAGAAGAGGCGCTGAAAAAATCTCAAACGCTTTCCGAAGAAGCAGGCGACAGAGAGAATTTAAAAGAGACCTACAAAAAACTTTCATTATTGTATGATACCACAAAGCAATATAAACTTGCTTTTGATTATCATAAACTCTACAGCGATATAAAAGACACCTTGCTGAATCAGGATAAAAGCAAAGAGATTGGCCACCTTGAAGCAAAATCAGAATATGACAAACAGCAAGCTATTGCCGAAGCGGAACACAACGCGGAAACCAAACGACAAAAAATAATTACCACTGCCGTAAGCATCGGATTATTTTTAGTGTTGGTGTTGGCAGTTTTTATTTTCCGCAGTTACCGGCAAAAACAAAAAGCAAATGTTTTGCTCGGAGAAAAAAACACCCTCATTGAAGAGCAGAAAAAAATAGTGGAAGAAAAAAATAAAGACATCACCGACAGCATCAACTACGCAAAGCGAATTCAGGAAGCCATTCTTCCTGCCAAGGAAATTAAATACCGGATTTTTCCCGATGCATTCGTACTCTTTCAGCCCCGCGATATTGTGAGCGGTGATTTTTACTGGTTCGCTGAAAAAAAAGGGCGCAATCTCATTGCTGCCGTTGACTGCACCGGTCACGGAGTTCCGGGCGCATTCATGAGTATGATAGGCAACGCTTTTCTGAATGAGATTGTGAATGAGCGTGGAATCACGCAGCCCGGAGAAATTCTGAATCAACTCCGCGCCATGGTCATCAAATCGCTTAAGCAATCTGAAGATGGAAGCGACAGCAAAGACGGAATGGACATTGCCATCTGCTCTTTCAATTTTGATTTTTCAGAAGTGGAATTTGCAGGCGCAAACAATCCGCTCTGGCTCATCCGAAACGGAGGAGCAGAGGAATTTCCGGGCGACAAACAACCCATCGGCATTCACGGAGCGGAAGCAAAGCCCTTCACCAATCACAGCGTGCAACTCAGCAAAGGCGATGCAGTGTATATTTTCACCGATGGTTTTGCCGACCAGTTTGGCGGACCCAAGGGAAAAAAATTCAAGTACAAACAAATGCAGAATCTTTTAGTGTCGCTTCAGGATAAAAAAATGCTTCAGCAGGAAGATGTTCTTCTGAAAACAATAAATGACTGGAAGGGAAATTATTCACAGGTGGATGATGTCTTAGTAATAGGTATTAGGGTTTAG
- a CDS encoding MerR family transcriptional regulator, whose protein sequence is MPPYKEKEPQKMFYSIGEVARMFKLAPSHIRFWESQFTVLKPKRNKKGNRLFTKEDLDNFHTIYHLVKERGFTLEGAKQKLKRDKKEVEESIEIVKSLKKIKGFLVEMKESL, encoded by the coding sequence ATGCCTCCCTATAAAGAAAAAGAACCGCAGAAAATGTTTTACTCCATCGGAGAGGTGGCTCGCATGTTCAAACTGGCGCCTTCGCACATTCGTTTCTGGGAATCACAATTTACTGTTCTCAAACCCAAGCGGAATAAAAAAGGCAACCGCCTCTTTACAAAGGAAGACCTAGATAATTTTCACACCATTTACCACCTGGTGAAAGAGCGCGGCTTCACACTGGAAGGCGCCAAGCAAAAACTCAAGCGCGATAAAAAAGAAGTGGAAGAATCCATTGAGATTGTAAAATCGCTGAAGAAGATCAAAGGGTTTTTGGTGGAGATGAAGGAGTCGCTCTGA
- a CDS encoding CotH kinase family protein, which translates to MNEKNWWDSLTYYYSNGATQFMLASVTFDSIQLDTVGIRLKGNSSYGHPGAKKPIKIDFNRYRANQNIDALTKINLNNGFLDPSMMREKLFLDILKNEGLPAPRCTYAKVSYNGNYVGLYKIIEEVDKTFLKTHFGNKDGNLFKGDPNGTLEQKGSSADAYYNDYELKTNTTKNDWSDLVNFIQLVNADQQTFSSQIKNFFEVSSYIKSWAANNLFVNLDAYFYNAHNYYLYDNSSTKKFDWLTWDVSTVFGVFPLWSEEKVQNLDLLYIPKSEDKKPLSKNLLNNDDFRYEYLTAVCNLLYNEFTPQKLFPKIDSISNRIRDAIYAEPDSNRMYSNEHFENNIGYGTVSTGFFWGDIPGLKAFITQRRQEVIVQLCDKGWSCATNSLSEEGVIAIYPNPSYISVTLNFDLVEDDAPVHYSIVDMAGREVLSETIVLPRGENSHNVNIEKLPAGIYILKVANSCKKFNRKLVIVK; encoded by the coding sequence ATGAACGAAAAAAACTGGTGGGATTCGCTTACTTATTATTACAGCAATGGCGCAACACAATTCATGCTCGCTTCCGTTACGTTCGACAGTATTCAACTTGATACAGTTGGAATTCGCCTAAAAGGAAATTCAAGTTACGGTCATCCGGGCGCAAAGAAGCCCATCAAAATTGATTTCAACAGATACAGGGCAAATCAAAATATTGACGCGCTCACAAAAATAAATTTGAACAATGGTTTTCTTGACCCTTCGATGATGCGCGAAAAACTTTTTCTCGATATTCTGAAGAACGAAGGATTGCCTGCTCCGCGCTGCACCTATGCGAAAGTTTCTTACAACGGAAATTATGTCGGGCTTTATAAAATCATAGAAGAAGTGGACAAAACTTTTTTGAAAACTCATTTCGGAAACAAGGATGGAAATCTTTTCAAAGGAGACCCGAATGGAACGCTCGAACAAAAAGGATCTTCCGCAGATGCCTATTACAATGACTACGAACTGAAAACCAACACCACAAAAAATGATTGGAGCGATTTGGTAAACTTCATTCAACTCGTGAACGCTGACCAGCAAACTTTTTCTTCGCAAATAAAAAATTTCTTTGAAGTTTCTTCCTATATAAAATCGTGGGCGGCAAATAATTTATTCGTGAATCTTGATGCTTATTTTTACAATGCACACAACTATTATCTCTACGATAATTCTTCTACAAAAAAATTTGACTGGCTCACCTGGGATGTAAGCACCGTGTTCGGAGTTTTTCCTCTTTGGTCGGAAGAAAAAGTTCAGAATCTTGATTTGCTTTACATTCCGAAGAGCGAAGATAAAAAACCGCTGAGCAAAAATTTACTGAACAACGATGATTTCCGCTATGAATATTTAACGGCTGTCTGCAACCTGCTCTATAATGAATTCACACCTCAAAAATTATTTCCGAAGATTGACAGCATTTCAAACCGAATCCGCGATGCAATTTATGCAGAGCCCGATTCTAACCGGATGTATTCAAACGAACATTTCGAAAATAATATTGGATATGGAACAGTGAGCACAGGTTTTTTCTGGGGAGATATTCCCGGGCTGAAAGCATTTATCACGCAGCGCAGGCAGGAAGTGATTGTTCAACTTTGCGACAAGGGCTGGAGTTGCGCCACAAATTCTTTGAGCGAAGAAGGTGTGATTGCTATTTATCCGAATCCCTCCTATATAAGTGTAACACTGAATTTCGATTTGGTGGAAGACGATGCACCTGTGCACTACTCTATCGTTGATATGGCAGGAAGAGAAGTTTTATCCGAAACAATTGTTCTGCCGCGCGGAGAAAATTCGCATAACGTAAATATTGAAAAACTTCCTGCAGGAATTTATATTCTGAAAGTGGCGAACAGTTGCAAAAAATTTAACAGGAAACTTGTTATTGTGAAATAA
- a CDS encoding cytidine deaminase: MEEELKILSPGFCAWQKVKFKSKNSKFKSNSRFIASKILKQNQVLFFVYSQNQTMKKINLHSEIHECSEKELSSSDKKLLSEAKKSAVNAYAPYSKFKVGSAVLLENGKIISGNNQENAAYPSGLCAERVALFFSSSQYPNEKIKAIAITHVPCGACRQAILEYETKQKSPVRIIIQKEKNKILIAQEISHLLPLAFVASILKRKR, from the coding sequence ATGGAAGAGGAGTTGAAAATATTATCTCCCGGATTCTGCGCATGGCAGAAAGTGAAATTCAAAAGTAAAAATTCAAAATTCAAAAGTAACAGCCGATTCATAGCATCAAAAATACTAAAACAAAACCAAGTTTTGTTCTTCGTATATTCGCAAAACCAAACAATGAAAAAAATAAATCTCCATAGCGAAATTCATGAATGTTCAGAAAAAGAACTTTCTTCTTCCGATAAAAAACTTTTATCTGAAGCAAAAAAATCTGCAGTGAATGCTTACGCACCTTATTCAAAATTCAAAGTCGGTTCAGCAGTTCTTCTCGAGAATGGGAAAATAATTTCCGGCAACAACCAGGAGAATGCGGCTTATCCATCGGGGCTTTGCGCGGAACGGGTGGCATTGTTTTTTTCTTCTTCCCAGTATCCGAATGAAAAAATAAAAGCAATTGCAATCACTCATGTTCCCTGCGGTGCGTGCAGGCAGGCGATTCTGGAATATGAAACGAAACAAAAATCTCCTGTGAGAATTATCATACAGAAAGAAAAAAATAAAATCCTGATTGCTCAAGAAATTTCTCACCTGCTTCCTCTTGCATTTGTTGCTTCTATTCTCAAAAGAAAAAGGTAA
- the gap gene encoding type I glyceraldehyde-3-phosphate dehydrogenase: protein MSKIKVAINGFGRIGRTFCRTALLKKNIEIIAINDLTDSKTLAHLLKYDSIHGRFPGEIQSGENFISINGNKIKILAEKEPEKLPWEYLNIDVVIESTGRFLTTEEAGKHLQAGAKKVILSAPPKKGDIKSIVLGVNDHTLSNDDKIISNASCTTNCAAPMIKVLDENWGVEDAYISTVHSYTSDQRLQDSPHKDLRRARAAAMSIIPTSTGAAKAITKIFPHLEGKAGGCGIRVPVADGSLTDISCILQKDATAKEINAAFKKASEESLKGILQYTEEPIVSIDVVGNPYSCVFDAEFTSVVGRMVKVIGWYDNEFGYSTRLAELVERAAAL from the coding sequence ATGTCAAAAATTAAAGTTGCTATAAACGGTTTCGGCAGAATTGGCAGAACTTTTTGCCGCACTGCACTATTGAAAAAGAATATTGAAATTATTGCCATCAATGATTTGACCGACAGCAAAACGCTGGCGCATCTTTTAAAATACGATTCCATTCACGGAAGATTTCCGGGAGAAATTCAATCAGGAGAAAATTTTATTTCGATAAACGGAAATAAAATAAAAATCCTCGCGGAGAAAGAACCTGAAAAACTTCCATGGGAATATTTGAATATTGATGTGGTGATTGAATCAACAGGAAGATTTCTTACTACAGAAGAGGCGGGCAAACATTTACAGGCAGGCGCGAAAAAAGTAATTCTCTCCGCTCCTCCGAAAAAAGGCGACATAAAAAGTATTGTGCTCGGAGTGAATGACCACACGCTTTCGAATGACGATAAAATAATTTCCAATGCATCGTGCACCACTAATTGCGCGGCTCCTATGATAAAAGTGCTCGATGAAAACTGGGGAGTGGAAGATGCTTACATTTCCACCGTACATTCTTACACCAGCGACCAGCGCCTGCAGGATTCTCCTCATAAGGATTTGCGCAGGGCGCGCGCGGCAGCCATGAGCATTATTCCAACTTCCACCGGAGCGGCAAAAGCAATTACAAAAATTTTTCCTCACCTTGAAGGAAAAGCAGGCGGCTGCGGAATCCGTGTTCCTGTTGCGGACGGTTCGCTCACCGATATTTCCTGCATTCTTCAAAAAGATGCAACTGCAAAAGAAATTAATGCGGCATTTAAAAAAGCATCGGAAGAATCTCTGAAAGGAATTCTGCAATATACCGAAGAGCCGATTGTTTCGATTGATGTGGTTGGAAATCCTTATTCGTGCGTGTTTGACGCGGAGTTTACTTCTGTTGTGGGAAGAATGGTGAAAGTAATTGGGTGGTATGACAATGAGTTTGGCTATTCTACACGCCTTGCCGAACTGGTGGAAAGAGCTGCCGCACTTTAA
- the pdhA gene encoding pyruvate dehydrogenase (acetyl-transferring) E1 component subunit alpha: MPTVKEKKSVQIKFPKETYFWWYEHMLLMRRFEERAGQLYIQQKIRGFCHLYIGQEAIAAGSETAIKKTDRIISAYRDHAHPIVRGVHPKFVMAELFGKTTGVSKGKGGSMHMFSKEYNFFGGHGIVGAQIPLGAGIAFADKYNGNDRITLCLMGDGAVRQGALHETFNMAMTWKLPVIFIIENNNYAMGTSVERTSNVHDLYKIGSSYNMPSFQADGMKCETVHDAVSSAVENARKGNGPTLLEIKTYRYRGHSMSDPGTYRTKEEVEEYKKSDPIEQVLATMKENKWIDDKGVETMEAKIKSLVDESIKFAEESPFPDPSEIYKDVYVQTDYPYIKD; the protein is encoded by the coding sequence ATGCCGACAGTAAAAGAAAAAAAATCCGTACAAATTAAATTTCCGAAGGAAACTTATTTCTGGTGGTATGAGCATATGCTTTTGATGCGCAGGTTTGAAGAGCGCGCGGGGCAATTGTACATTCAGCAAAAGATTCGCGGGTTTTGTCATTTATATATTGGACAGGAAGCGATTGCCGCAGGAAGTGAAACCGCGATTAAAAAAACCGATAGAATAATTTCCGCTTACCGCGACCACGCACATCCGATTGTGCGCGGAGTGCATCCAAAATTTGTGATGGCAGAACTTTTTGGAAAGACAACCGGAGTTTCAAAAGGCAAAGGCGGTTCGATGCACATGTTTTCCAAAGAGTATAATTTTTTTGGCGGGCATGGAATTGTGGGCGCGCAGATTCCGCTCGGTGCCGGAATTGCTTTCGCGGATAAATATAATGGTAACGATAGAATCACTTTGTGTTTGATGGGCGATGGTGCAGTTCGTCAAGGCGCGCTTCACGAAACATTCAACATGGCAATGACATGGAAACTTCCTGTGATTTTTATTATCGAAAATAATAATTATGCTATGGGAACTTCTGTTGAACGTACTTCCAACGTACATGATTTATATAAAATCGGTTCTTCCTATAATATGCCTTCTTTTCAGGCGGATGGAATGAAATGTGAAACGGTTCACGATGCAGTTTCTTCCGCTGTGGAAAATGCGCGCAAAGGAAATGGTCCCACGCTTCTTGAAATAAAAACCTATCGCTACCGCGGACATTCGATGAGTGACCCGGGAACTTACCGCACGAAAGAAGAAGTGGAAGAATATAAAAAGTCAGACCCGATTGAACAAGTACTTGCCACAATGAAAGAAAATAAATGGATAGATGACAAAGGAGTGGAAACGATGGAAGCAAAAATAAAATCGCTGGTGGATGAAAGCATTAAGTTTGCGGAAGAATCTCCGTTTCCCGACCCGAGTGAGATTTACAAAGATGTTTATGTACAAACTGATTACCCATATATTAAAGATTAG
- a CDS encoding addiction module protein, whose protein sequence is MKITLEVNDINKASTLIEFLKSLAYVNIKAPKTTQAPIPDWHIAVLQQRMNSFKANPKEVIDFDKAIDDIEKEL, encoded by the coding sequence ATGAAAATTACGCTTGAAGTAAACGATATAAACAAGGCAAGCACGCTGATAGAGTTTTTAAAAAGTTTGGCGTATGTGAATATCAAAGCGCCTAAAACAACACAAGCGCCAATTCCCGATTGGCATATTGCAGTACTCCAGCAACGTATGAATTCCTTTAAGGCAAATCCCAAAGAGGTGATTGACTTTGATAAAGCGATAGATGATATTGAAAAGGAACTATGA
- a CDS encoding asparaginase, with product MSIKIFVTGGTFDKEYNEIDGTLSFKKTHMKEVLALGRSKVEVDITTLFMKDSLEITSEEREVIAKNCLDTPHNKILITHGTDTMTETAKVLAQKVNGKTIVLTGAMIPYAFGTSDGLFNLGSALAFVQTLPAGVYIAMNGKYFTWDNVRKNREAGEFQTIHPIE from the coding sequence ATGTCCATTAAAATTTTCGTCACAGGCGGAACATTTGACAAAGAGTATAACGAAATTGACGGCACGCTTTCTTTCAAAAAAACCCACATGAAAGAAGTGCTTGCCCTCGGGCGTTCAAAAGTGGAAGTGGATATTACCACGCTCTTCATGAAAGATAGTTTGGAAATTACTTCCGAAGAAAGAGAAGTCATTGCAAAAAATTGTTTGGATACGCCTCACAATAAAATTCTCATCACGCACGGCACCGATACAATGACCGAAACCGCAAAAGTTCTTGCGCAAAAAGTAAATGGAAAAACAATCGTGCTCACAGGCGCCATGATTCCGTATGCCTTCGGAACATCAGACGGGCTTTTTAATTTGGGAAGCGCGCTCGCTTTTGTGCAAACGCTTCCCGCAGGTGTTTACATTGCCATGAATGGAAAATATTTTACATGGGATAACGTGCGTAAAAACCGAGAAGCGGGCGAGTTTCAGACTATTCATCCCATTGAATAA
- a CDS encoding Txe/YoeB family addiction module toxin, with protein MRDVEFTTLANSQLEEWKKHDKKIYTRIEQLIEDIQKNPYAGIGKPEPLKYELAGHWSRRITKEHRLVYKVTNDAIVVIACKYHY; from the coding sequence ATGAGGGATGTAGAATTTACGACACTTGCCAATTCTCAACTTGAAGAATGGAAAAAACATGACAAGAAAATTTACACACGAATAGAGCAACTCATTGAGGACATCCAAAAAAATCCATATGCCGGAATAGGAAAACCTGAACCGCTAAAATATGAACTCGCTGGGCATTGGAGCAGAAGAATTACCAAAGAACACCGCCTTGTTTACAAAGTAACGAATGATGCAATTGTGGTGATTGCTTGCAAATATCATTATTAA
- a CDS encoding type II toxin-antitoxin system RelE/ParE family toxin translates to MKFSVVILPEAKQDLKLAALWYNKQKKGLGSQFLLRVRESKKVLQNNPHFFKRYKNVHTLPLRQFPFMIHFTINDSHKTVAILAVLHTSQHPDKWPNQ, encoded by the coding sequence ATGAAATTTTCTGTTGTTATTTTACCTGAAGCAAAACAGGATTTGAAACTTGCCGCTTTATGGTATAATAAACAGAAGAAAGGATTAGGAAGCCAGTTTCTATTACGAGTCCGCGAATCAAAAAAAGTTCTTCAAAACAATCCGCATTTCTTCAAACGCTATAAAAATGTTCATACGCTTCCGCTGAGGCAGTTTCCTTTCATGATTCATTTTACAATTAACGATTCGCATAAAACAGTTGCAATTCTTGCTGTGCTTCACACATCACAGCATCCTGATAAATGGCCGAATCAATAA
- a CDS encoding pyruvate dehydrogenase complex dihydrolipoamide acetyltransferase, whose protein sequence is MAEIVRMPKLSDTMTEGTVSKWLKKVGDKVKSGEILAEIDSDKATMEFESFYDGTLLYIGTPDKKSAPVDSILAIIGKEGEDVSKIIEEEKKKVGSKQSAAGKEEKKPEVKKAEPKKESQKSEVRSQKEIQREPVERPSTYVSESSIKASPLAKKLAREKNLKLSHIAGSGDDGRVTKRDIEDYLHFAAAPSNGKTQKESYTEEEVSQMRKTIAKRLAESKFTSPHFYLTMEINSEELIKIRETINAVSSVKISYNDLVIKATAAALREHPKVNSSWLGEKIRYNNHIHIGVAVAVEEGLLVPVIRFADTKTLSQIAGEVKDLAGKAKEKKLQPKDWEGNTFTISNLGMFGIEEFTAIINPPDACILAVGGIKETPVVKDGKIVAGAMMKVTLSCDHRVVDGATGADFLQTLKTLLENPIVFLGASSI, encoded by the coding sequence ATGGCGGAAATTGTGAGGATGCCCAAACTCAGCGACACGATGACGGAAGGAACCGTTTCGAAATGGCTGAAGAAAGTCGGAGACAAAGTAAAGTCGGGGGAAATTCTTGCGGAGATAGATTCCGATAAAGCTACGATGGAGTTTGAAAGTTTTTATGACGGTACGTTGCTTTATATCGGAACGCCTGATAAAAAATCTGCGCCTGTAGATTCTATTCTAGCGATTATTGGAAAGGAAGGAGAAGATGTTTCTAAAATTATTGAAGAAGAAAAGAAAAAAGTTGGCAGTAAGCAGTCGGCAGCTGGCAAAGAAGAAAAAAAACCGGAAGTAAAAAAAGCAGAACCGAAGAAAGAAAGTCAGAAGTCAGAAGTCAGAAGTCAGAAGGAAATACAAAGAGAACCGGTTGAAAGACCTTCAACATATGTTTCCGAATCATCCATCAAAGCATCTCCGCTTGCAAAAAAACTCGCGCGTGAAAAAAATCTGAAACTTTCTCATATAGCAGGAAGCGGAGATGATGGCAGAGTTACCAAAAGAGATATAGAAGATTATTTGCATTTCGCTGCCGCGCCTTCCAACGGAAAAACGCAGAAGGAAAGTTATACCGAAGAAGAAGTTTCGCAGATGCGCAAAACCATTGCGAAGCGTTTGGCAGAAAGTAAATTCACTTCTCCGCATTTCTATCTCACGATGGAAATTAATTCCGAAGAGTTAATTAAAATCCGCGAGACAATCAATGCAGTTTCATCTGTAAAAATTTCCTACAATGATTTGGTGATTAAAGCAACTGCCGCTGCTTTGCGTGAACACCCGAAAGTAAATTCATCGTGGCTCGGAGAAAAAATCCGTTACAACAATCATATTCACATCGGAGTTGCGGTGGCGGTGGAAGAAGGATTGCTTGTTCCCGTTATCCGTTTTGCCGATACAAAAACACTTTCACAGATTGCCGGTGAAGTAAAAGACCTTGCAGGAAAAGCCAAAGAGAAAAAACTTCAGCCGAAGGATTGGGAAGGAAACACATTCACCATTTCCAATCTCGGAATGTTCGGCATAGAAGAATTTACTGCCATCATCAATCCGCCCGATGCCTGCATTCTCGCAGTTGGCGGAATCAAAGAAACGCCTGTGGTGAAAGATGGGAAAATTGTTGCTGGCGCGATGATGAAAGTAACTCTCTCCTGCGACCATCGTGTGGTGGACGGAGCAACGGGCGCTGACTTTCTTCAAACATTAAAAACACTTTTGGAAAATCCGATTGTCTTTCTTGGAGCAAGTTCCATTTAA